A DNA window from Fragaria vesca subsp. vesca linkage group LG3, FraVesHawaii_1.0, whole genome shotgun sequence contains the following coding sequences:
- the LOC101311738 gene encoding bystin-like, translated as MPKKRGREKHHNPEPFLAADDDDGASVATKKRTKSKQHQTDETLISSGMSAKILKQAQLQQREVEDDENRAQNPNALLDITEEPIADESDDEDEDEDDPDDFGGFLDNRGEEEAFKVTNRMTKEIGKEYEKELGKAAVEEDERLLDAFLSKDAGPQLTLADLIVARIKENDSSITPSNSDMRPLPKLDADTIEIFKGVGQFLKKYTAGKVPKPFKHIPSMNQWEGVLYLTEPENWSPNAMYQATRIFASNLTAKKVERFYKLVLLPRVREDIRKNKRLHFALYQALKKSLYKPAAFFKGILLPLCESGTCNLREAVIVGSVLQKVSIPPLHSSVAAMKLADMEYCGTTSYFIKLLLEKKYALPYRVIDALVAHFMRFMNETRVMPVIWHQSLLAFVERYKNDILNEDKDNLRVLLQTQRHDLVTREIRKELDNSRSRGEKADDPMSIASPDSVMIKPVEEDMFDIPEVPMEDD; from the exons ATGCCGAAGAAGAGAGGGAGAGAGAAGCACCACAACCCGGAGCCATTTCTGGCCGCGGACGACGACGACGGCGCCTCCGTGGCCACCAAGAAGCGAACCAAGTCCAAGCAGCACCAGACCGACGAGACTCTGATCTCGTCGGGCATGAGCGCCAAGATTCTCAAGCAGGCTCAGCTCCAGCAGAGAGAAGTCGAGGACGACGAGAATCGAGCCCAAAACCCCAACGCGCTGCTCGACATCACCGAGGAGCCAATCGCGGATGAGTCCGATGACGAGGACGAGGACGAGGACGATCCCGATGACTTCGGCGGGTTTCTCGATAATCGCGGTGAGGAGGAAGCGTTTAAAGTGACGAATAGGATGACGAAG GAGATTGGGAAAGAGTATGAGAAGGAGCTAGGTAAGGCGGCGGTGGAGGAGGATGAGAGATTGCTGGATGCGTTTCTTTCCAAGGATGCCGGGCCGCAGCTTACTCTTGCGGACCTGATTGTGGCCAGGATTAAAGAGAATGATTCGAGTATCACTCCATCGAATTCAG ATATGCGGCCTTTGCCCAAGCTGGATGCGGACACCATAGAGATCTTTAAGGG GGTTGGCCAGTTTCTGAAAAAGTACACGGCTGGGAAGGTTCCCAAACCCTTTAAACACATCCCTTCAATGAATCAGTGGGAAGGTGTCCTATATTTAACTGAGCCCGAGAATTGGTCTCCAAATGCAATGTATCAAGCTACAAGAATTTTCGCTTCCAATTTGACAGCGAAGAAGGTAGAGCGTTTCTACAAGCTTGTCTTGCTACCGCGTGTGAGAGAAGACATTCGGAAGAACAAGCGCTTGCATTTTGCCCTTTATCAGGCTTTGAAGAAGTCTCTTTACAAGCCCGCTGCCTTTTTCAAAGGAATATTGTTACCTTTGTGTGAG TCAGGAACGTGCAATCTAAGAGAAGCTGTTATAGTTGGGAGCGTCTTACAAAAGGTATCCATTCCGCCACTTCATTCAAG TGTTGCAGCAATGAAGCTGGCAGACATGGAATACTGTGGTACAACGAG TTATTTTATAAAGCTTCTTCTGGAGAAAAAGTATGCTTTGCCATATCGTGTAATTGATGCTCTTGTTGCACATTTCATGAGATTTATGAATGAAACAAGGGTAATGCCAGTGATATGGCACCAATCACTTCTTGCATTTGTGGAAAG GTACAAAAATGATATACTAAACGAGGATAAGGATAACCTTAGAGTTCTTCTTCAAACACAAAGGCATGATCTG GTAACTCGTGAAATAAGAAAAGAGCTAGATAATAGCCGCAGTCGTGGTGAGAAGGCGGATGACCCTATGTCAATTG CTTCTCCAGATTCTGTGATGATTAAGCCTGTTGAAGAAGATATGTTTGATATTCCAGAGGTGCCTATGGAGGATGACTGA
- the LOC101296752 gene encoding interactor of constitutive active ROPs 1-like isoform 2, which yields MPRSRGSEVVQKPTLRGSHKLRTSSSDSEPLHHRPITDRSPKLGDRRSPRGSQSDPLNQKKLGTRLADLESQLGQAQDELKSLKEQLASAEAAKKEAQEKLDKKAKKPVVTSEPVKISETHPPSESEDSNRTDSCPSDDNSQRETDVFEVPAEKVSAEPKVETNETDQVEEETKPIDISAEPPLIVEPEKSPFHDLALKNEEIDMLKAKLEEKENEVEVFGQENDSLRNQLKEAAMNISTAEVKEKEMALKSSKFEEELEASKANAAELSEKLKAIEEVKEALEAEMKKMRVQTEQWKKAADAAATILAGGVEMNGRISERCGSMDKHFGGVFDPPGGGYAGFVGSPAADDLDDGFGSGKRKGSGIKMFGDLWRKKGQK from the exons ATGCCGCGATCAAG GGGATCTGAAGTGGTTCAAAAGCCAACTCTTCGAGGCTCACATAAGCTAAGGACTTCAAGCTCTGATTCAGAACCACTGCATCATCGACCAATCACTGACCGAAGTCCAAAGCTAGGAGATCGTCGTTCCCCAAGAGGTTCACAATCGGATCCACTGAACCAAAAGAAACTTGGAACCCGCCTTGCTGATTTAGAATCTCAACTTGGCCAAGCACAAGATGAGCTAAAGAGTCTAAAAGAACAGTTGGCTTCAGCTGAGGCTGCTAAAAAAGAAGCCCAAGAAAAGCTGGACAAGAAAGCTAAGAAACCAGTTGTGACTTCTGAGCCAGTGAAAATCAGTGAAACACATCCTCCCTCAGAAAGTGAAGATTCTAACAGAACAGACAGCTGTCCCTCAGATGACAACAGCCAAAGGGAAACTGATGTCTTTGAAGTCCCTGCAGAGAAAGTTTCAGCTGAGCCAAAGGTTGAAACTAATGAGACTGATCAGGTGGAAGAAGAAACCAAACCAATAGATATTTCAGCTGAACCACCATTGATTGTTGAGCCAGAGAAGTCACCCTTCCATGACTTGGCTTTGAAAAATGAAGAGATAGACATGCTAAAAGCCAAGTTGGAAGAGAAGGAAAATGAGGTAGAAGTATTTGGTCAAGAAAATGACAGTTTAAGAAACCAGCTAAAGGAAGCAGCTATGAATATCTCAACTGCTGAAGTGAAGGAAAAGGAAATGGCCTTGAAGTCGAGTAAGTTTGAAGAAGAGCTGGAAGCAAGTAAAGCTAATGCAGCTGAGTTGAGTGAGAAGCTGAAAGCAATAGAAGAAGTGAAGGAAGCACTGGAGGCTGAGATGAAGAAAATGAGAGTGCAGACAGAGCAGTGGAAAAAGGCCGCAGATGCAGCTGCAACAATACTTGCTGGGGGTGTGGAGATGAATGGGAGGATTTCTGAGAGGTGTGGCTCCATGGACAAGCACTTTGGTGGAGTGTTTGATCCCCCAGGTGGTGGCTATGCTGGTTTTGTAGGATCACCTGCTGCTGATGATTTGGATGATGGTTTTGGTAGTGGAAAACGAAAGGGTTCAGGGATAAAAATGTTTGGTGACTTGTGGAGAAAGAAGGGCCAGAAATGA
- the LOC101313193 gene encoding uncharacterized protein LOC101313193 gives MGNKLGKRRQVIDEKYTRPQGLYHHKDVDHKKLRKLILELKLAPCFPGDEDCNRDLEECPICFLYYPSLNRSRCCMKGICTECFLQMKVPNSTRPTQCPFCKTTNYAVEFRGVKSKEEKGQEQIEEQRVIEAKIRMRQQELQDEEKRMQNRQLNSSSRNMVPIGDEYSSVTVPSSTYHAEEEEISQDSCASMLRPTPPPGAYREDEVDPDLDDIMLMEAIWLSIQENGGHKAPNYVDAAQSEQFFTRQSYDSSAIIPSVSGSSSSPSGGLACAIAALAEQQQTSGESSIDPGGSNVSTFTMVPGTSRFYNRVGGESENYQPAVSLSELSINHRMALTQDEREWNGETTQSSYASSDTTEDHGTTSSLPTLDEIESELQNAPGHVVPESFEEQMMLAMAVSLAEARAVTSGHGISWQ, from the exons ATGGGTAATAAACTTGGTAAAAGGAGACAGGTGATTGATGAGAAGTATACAAGACCTCAGGGTCTCTACCACCATAAAGATGTGGATCATAAGAAACTCAGGAAGCTCATACTTGAATTGAAGCTTGCTCCATGCTTTCCTGGAGATGAAGACTGCAATCGGGATCTTGAAGAATGCCCAATTTGCTTTCTG TATTACCCAAGTCTCAACAGATCAAGATGTTGCATGAAAGGCATTTGTACTG AGTGTTTTCTCCAAATGAAAGTCCCGAATTCAACTCGTCCTACGCA GTGCCCTTTCTGCAAAACCACCAATTACGCTGTGGAGTTTCGGGGTGTCAAATCTAAGGAGGAGAAGGGTCAGGAACAAATT GAAGAACAACGAGTCATAGAAGCAAAAATTAGAATGCGACAGCAAGAGCTTCAGGATGAAGAGAAAAGAATGCAAAATAGACAACTAAATTCTTCTAGCAGAAACATGGTACCAATTGGGGATGAATACAGCTCTGTAACTG TTCCATCTTCCACTTATCATGCGGAAGAAGAGGAAATTTCTCAGGATTCATGTGCTTCAATGTTAAGACCAACTCCGCCTCCGGGAGCATACAG GGAGGATGAAGTTGATCCGGATCTTGATGATATAATGCTCATGGAAGCAATTTGGCTTTCTATTCAG GAGAATGGGGGACATAAGGCTCCAAATTATGTTGATGCTGCTCAATCTGAACAATTTTTCACAAGACAAAGCTATGATTCATCAGCTATTATACCTTCAGTTTCCGGGTCATCATCATCACCATCTGGGGGTCTTGCATGTGCAATAGCTGCCCTTGCAGAACAGCAACAAACGAGTGGGGAATCCTCCATCGATCCTGGTGGCAGTAATGTCTCAACTTTTACTATGGTTCCAGGCACTAGCAGGTTTTACAACAGAGTGGGTGGAGAATCTGAGAATTATCAGCCTGCAGTTAGCCTTTCTGAATTGTCAATCAATCACAGGATGGCTTTGACTCAAGATGAGAGAGAATGGAATGGTGAAACAACACAGTCAAGTTATGCAAGCTCCGACACAACCGAAGATCATGGCACTACTTCTTCATTACCGACATTGGATGAGATTGAGAGTGAACTTCAAAATGCCCCAGGCCATGTTGTTCCTGAGAGTTTTGAGGAGCAGATGATGCTGGCCATGGCTGTTTCTCTGGCTGAGGCCAGAGCTGTAACCAGTGGACATGGAATTTCATGGCAGTAG
- the LOC101293562 gene encoding coiled-coil domain-containing protein 94 homolog: MGERKVLNKYYPPDFDPSKLPRVRRPKNQQIKVRMMLPMSIRCNTCGNYIYKGTKFNSRKEDVVGETYLGIQIFRFYFKCTRCSAELAMKTDPQNSDYVVEAGATRNFEPWRNEDEEADKEKQKRESEEMGDAMKSLENRTLDSKREMDILAALDEMKSMKSRHATVSVDEMLTALQHTVAHKEERIEEEDEAILKSIVFHNSKDYVRRIHDDDLDDDLDDDEDLLEPFSSNGETSNHLSKRQKLTQDNSKPTDSLTKTSIFDSSSSRGKQNGSEDTKIIFKSPTVRLSVVKKPVVAKVNNLVKVEDQKQVGEESKSLTEPDEKEQDGENNINSGSNVLQSLCQNYNSDDSDE; encoded by the exons ATGGGAGAGCGTAAGGTTCTGAACAAGTACTACCCGCCGGACTTCGACCCGTCGAAGCTCCCCCGAGTCCGGCGACCCAAGAATCAACAGATCAAGGTCCGTATGATGCTTCCGATGAGCATCCGATGCAACACCTGCGGCAACTACATCTACAAAGGCACCAAGTTCAACTCGAGGAAAGAAGACGTCGTCGGCGAG ACGTATTTGGGGATTCAAATCTTTAGGTTTTACTTCAAGTGCACCAGGTGCTCGGCGGAGCTTGCAATGAAGACGGACCCGCAGAACTCGGATTATGTGGTGGAGGCCGGGGCGACTCGGAATTTCGAGCCGTGGCGTAATGAGGATGAG GAAGCGGATAAGGAGAAGCAGAAGAGGGAGTCGGAAGAAATGGGAGATGCTATGAAGTCTTTGGAGAATAGAACATTGGATTCGAAGAGAGAGATGGATATTCTTGCGGCTTTGGATGAGATGAAGTCCATGAAG TCCAGGCATGCCACTGTGAGTGTGGATGAGATGTTGACGGCTTTGCAGCATACGGTTGCGCACAAG GAGGAAAGGATAGAAGAGGAGGATGAAGCAATCTTAAAATCAATTGTATTCCAT AACTCAAAAGATTATGTTCGAAGGATTCATGATGATGATTTAGATGATGATTTAGATGATGATGAAGACTTATTAGAGCCTTTTAGCAGCAATGGTGAAACGTCTAATCATCTGTCAAAG AGACAAAAGCTTACTCAAGATAATAGCAAACCAACAGATTCATTGACAAAAACCAGTATTTTTGATAGCTCAAGCAGCAGAG GAAAACAGAATGGTTCAGAAGATACTAAAATCATTTTCAAGTCTCCAACTGTTAGGCTGTCTGTTGTTAAGAAACCAGTGGTGGCTAAAGTTAACAATTTGGTGAAGGTAGAAGACCAGAAACAAGTTGGTGAGGAGTCTAAAAGTTTGACTGAACCAGATGAGAAAGAACAGGACGGCGAGAATAATATCAACAGTGGAAGCAACGTATTACAATCATTGTGCCAAAACTACAACAGTGATGATAGTGATGAGTAA
- the LOC101312809 gene encoding uncharacterized protein LOC101312809: protein MLFKGFPDDCESLKVLRNGALDMSSSVRWATEWEENAKGLILKASLLSAFNSILVSICHHTCFGAL from the coding sequence ATGCTGTTTAAGGGTTTTCCAGACGATTGTGAGTCATTGAAGGTTCTGAGGAATGGTGCACTGGACATGTCTTCATCTGTGAGGTGGGCTACTGAGTGGGAAGAGAATGCCAAAGGCTTGATCTTAAAGGCAAGTTTACTCTCTGCATTCAATTCGATCTTGGTATCTATATGTCATCATACATGCTTTGGGGCATTGTGA